The proteins below come from a single Serratia fonticola genomic window:
- the sctE gene encoding type III secretion system translocon subunit SctE, whose translation MTIDVGFKPVNLLQHTRISPERAQQILTDVNKQQRVETAAVRNVNVTDIGDTLEADMEFDHALLREAPVLPKGKLTRDGSLLLVLSNMIELQGQQAIDKLSSNLASMQAILEARKKNGDKLSSEAEVAVNANEQAVEEFKTAMDGLETAQRNQENKAQLAKQAGEELGELKANAGPGTDPGYQANLAAAEEKLSKANADLNAAKVATKEAGAITEQKKQVAMETAVHADQALERMKASADTPGYASMRSGTAQQTEKHLNNAATLSLLLGKFIQSVGDQSVEDLKNDLAITNTMREANQKDMLKKSEEFAEQQRKAEEASKATGCLGKIIGGIATAVGAVGMVFGGAGAGLMAVGIGLMVLDPIMEAITGKSLTGMVLDPVMEHVFMPLMDLMSKLLDKIIDYTPIGLLLKELDKLTGLDITDMVKALAAAAATVAVFIAVAYVAKSAAKTMIDKMPKILTEALNKAVKDTVEQVSKAVPDMVKNGSKKISQKVGSLQKAVFKNDPLSQEKWLNRLELTRNTAMVTGSTTQATGNMISGQLQKEAMDALAGFTLSAADMEILKQLAEMIYQSFERKQELVQQLWGEMRNQLLQQSGTGRTIMRNLSASA comes from the coding sequence ATGACAATCGACGTAGGTTTTAAACCCGTAAATTTACTGCAACACACTCGAATTTCACCGGAGCGTGCACAGCAGATTTTAACTGATGTAAACAAGCAACAGCGTGTCGAGACTGCGGCCGTACGTAATGTCAATGTGACCGACATCGGTGACACATTGGAAGCGGATATGGAGTTTGATCATGCCTTGCTACGTGAAGCGCCGGTATTACCCAAAGGTAAACTGACCCGTGATGGTTCGTTGCTGTTGGTATTATCAAACATGATTGAATTGCAGGGGCAGCAGGCAATTGACAAGCTAAGCAGCAATCTCGCTTCTATGCAGGCAATTCTCGAAGCGCGTAAAAAAAATGGGGATAAGCTCTCATCTGAAGCAGAAGTCGCGGTGAATGCAAACGAGCAGGCAGTAGAAGAATTTAAGACAGCCATGGACGGGCTGGAAACGGCACAGCGTAACCAGGAAAATAAAGCTCAATTGGCGAAACAGGCGGGTGAGGAGCTAGGGGAACTTAAAGCGAATGCGGGACCAGGGACAGATCCGGGCTATCAGGCAAATCTGGCGGCTGCGGAGGAAAAACTAAGCAAGGCCAATGCTGATTTAAACGCTGCTAAAGTGGCAACCAAAGAGGCTGGTGCTATAACCGAGCAAAAAAAACAGGTTGCGATGGAGACCGCGGTTCATGCAGACCAAGCGCTAGAACGAATGAAAGCCTCTGCAGATACGCCTGGTTACGCCAGTATGCGTTCTGGCACTGCTCAACAGACAGAGAAGCACCTCAATAATGCGGCTACTTTGTCATTACTACTAGGGAAGTTTATTCAGTCGGTTGGGGATCAATCAGTCGAAGATTTAAAAAATGATTTGGCGATCACCAACACCATGCGAGAAGCCAACCAGAAAGATATGTTGAAGAAGTCGGAGGAGTTTGCCGAACAGCAGCGAAAAGCAGAAGAGGCAAGTAAAGCGACTGGATGTCTTGGCAAGATTATAGGGGGGATTGCCACTGCCGTAGGGGCTGTCGGCATGGTGTTCGGTGGTGCCGGCGCTGGTCTGATGGCGGTAGGTATTGGTCTAATGGTTCTCGATCCGATTATGGAGGCCATTACAGGAAAATCACTGACCGGTATGGTACTTGACCCTGTGATGGAGCATGTGTTTATGCCCCTGATGGACTTGATGAGCAAGCTTCTTGACAAGATCATCGATTATACCCCGATTGGGTTGTTGTTGAAAGAGTTGGATAAACTCACAGGGTTGGATATTACGGATATGGTCAAGGCGTTAGCGGCAGCGGCAGCAACGGTAGCGGTATTTATTGCTGTTGCCTATGTAGCTAAATCGGCGGCGAAAACGATGATCGACAAAATGCCGAAGATTTTGACCGAGGCATTGAACAAGGCGGTTAAGGATACCGTTGAACAGGTCAGTAAAGCGGTCCCGGACATGGTGAAAAACGGGAGCAAAAAGATAAGTCAAAAAGTAGGCAGTCTGCAAAAGGCTGTGTTTAAAAACGATCCCCTGTCACAGGAAAAATGGCTTAATCGTTTGGAACTTACGCGCAATACCGCCATGGTTACCGGGAGTACCACTCAGGCCACCGGTAATATGATTAGCGGGCAATTGCAAAAAGAGGCCATGGATGCTTTGGCTGGTTTCACTCTCAGCGCCGCTGATATGGAGATCCTCAAGCAATTGGCCGAAATGATATATCAATCTTTCGAACGTAAGCAGGAGCTGGTACAGCAACTGTGGGGGGAGATGCGTAATCAGTTGCTTCAGCAGTCCGGTACCGGGCGAACTATCATGCGTAACCTGAGTGCCTCCGCGTAG
- a CDS encoding acyl carrier protein: MQNKINEIIISCLACEESDITPDKDLFMDLYVDSLALADIIFTTGECFCFEFTEDDIDMISTVESIYHIVAKKTNIYSEHLH; the protein is encoded by the coding sequence ATGCAAAATAAAATAAATGAAATCATAATTTCCTGTTTAGCTTGCGAAGAAAGTGATATAACACCTGACAAAGATCTCTTTATGGATTTATATGTGGATTCATTAGCATTGGCTGACATTATTTTCACCACGGGAGAGTGTTTTTGTTTCGAATTTACGGAGGATGATATTGATATGATTAGTACGGTTGAGTCAATTTATCATATAGTCGCTAAAAAAACTAATATTTATTCAGAGCACTTGCATTGA
- a CDS encoding PrgH/EprH family type III secretion apparatus protein, with product MITKESEIIDLPDSVVIRLLSSALKGCEFTLDVGTTLFVVANENVARNQTLEEVDKDNTIFIPMESGGVNFEIIVVDNAPGRPKVLLRKVNEQEMEGSLLSSNQVIDVGTLTLAMRHEGEDWNDDVLLYPPSADNVIIHKITEKKKLVWIIAIVIIVALLTAVLVYSYHNNSGRQMTEISLLLGKERDKYDYVRGNDDVIYIFAKEKSDKDWAQQALMRTPPATAYRVVYVPKEEAQIRSWLQENWPGVKFHRVKLEQPKEPQLLLSDERGGQIQQQQALSLALKKRLSYVDKIVFKRIHDDLVVTEAEQGLKKVSVNYSKLSHRDSVSFVIQGALDDNELQRVKSFVQHFEEIWGDQYIQFSIELRKNWLNGKSFKYGEQGYIKVSPYHWYFPKPLSIIE from the coding sequence ATGATAACTAAAGAAAGTGAAATAATAGACCTACCGGATAGCGTGGTTATTCGTTTACTAAGCAGCGCGTTGAAGGGGTGTGAATTTACACTTGATGTAGGTACCACATTATTTGTCGTGGCTAATGAAAATGTAGCCAGAAACCAGACGCTAGAAGAGGTTGATAAAGATAATACGATATTTATCCCTATGGAGAGTGGTGGGGTAAACTTCGAGATTATCGTTGTTGATAATGCACCTGGTCGGCCTAAAGTCTTATTGCGTAAAGTAAATGAGCAAGAGATGGAAGGTTCATTATTATCTTCTAATCAAGTTATTGATGTTGGTACTCTGACGCTAGCTATGCGCCACGAGGGAGAAGACTGGAACGATGATGTTTTGCTATATCCTCCTTCTGCGGACAACGTCATTATCCATAAAATTACCGAAAAAAAGAAACTCGTATGGATTATTGCGATAGTTATCATCGTCGCGTTACTGACCGCTGTTTTGGTCTATAGCTATCACAATAATTCCGGACGGCAGATGACAGAAATATCGTTACTACTAGGTAAAGAACGTGATAAGTATGATTATGTTCGTGGCAACGATGATGTGATCTACATTTTTGCAAAGGAAAAATCTGATAAAGATTGGGCTCAACAGGCGTTAATGCGCACTCCACCTGCAACGGCCTATCGGGTGGTTTATGTCCCGAAGGAAGAAGCACAGATCAGATCGTGGTTGCAGGAAAACTGGCCTGGGGTAAAGTTTCATCGAGTAAAACTGGAACAGCCAAAAGAGCCTCAGCTGCTTTTGAGCGATGAGCGAGGAGGTCAGATACAGCAACAGCAAGCGTTGTCACTTGCATTAAAAAAACGACTGTCCTATGTGGATAAAATTGTCTTTAAGAGGATCCACGATGACCTGGTTGTCACGGAAGCGGAGCAAGGCCTCAAGAAGGTTTCTGTGAATTATTCAAAGTTATCTCATCGAGATAGTGTCAGCTTTGTTATCCAAGGGGCACTTGATGATAATGAGCTTCAAAGAGTAAAGTCTTTTGTTCAACACTTTGAAGAAATATGGGGTGATCAGTATATTCAGTTTTCAATCGAGCTCAGGAAAAACTGGCTTAATGGAAAATCTTTCAAATATGGTGAACAGGGGTATATAAAGGTTTCCCCTTATCATTGGTACTTTCCTAAACCTTTATCAATAATAGAGTAA
- a CDS encoding type III secretion system needle complex protein has protein sequence MSINNVRAGEIPGSDWKGFLSESSKGFDDGVKALNESLDTALESLKADPSDPQNLAEYQSRLSEYTLYRNAQSNVVKVYKDVDSAIISNFR, from the coding sequence ATGTCAATTAATAATGTACGTGCAGGTGAAATTCCAGGTTCAGATTGGAAGGGGTTCCTATCTGAATCATCGAAAGGATTTGATGATGGTGTGAAAGCACTTAATGAATCCTTAGATACGGCATTGGAAAGTTTGAAGGCAGATCCTTCTGATCCGCAAAATTTGGCTGAATACCAATCACGACTCTCTGAATATACTTTGTATCGAAATGCGCAGTCCAACGTAGTTAAAGTTTATAAAGATGTGGATTCTGCTATTATTTCCAACTTCCGCTAA
- the sctI gene encoding type III secretion system inner rod subunit SctI, which produces MIANIQSVSLLSKNTSINTDDVIPLDNLLLNSIAENAVGSHQDRSEIMSKLQEIKTTTDPAKLFELQQRTSDYNLKMSLFSTLARKAVGAVETVVRA; this is translated from the coding sequence ATGATTGCCAATATTCAATCTGTTTCTCTGTTATCCAAAAATACATCTATTAATACTGATGATGTGATTCCATTAGACAACCTTCTGCTAAATTCAATAGCTGAAAATGCGGTAGGATCTCATCAAGACAGAAGTGAAATAATGTCTAAACTTCAGGAGATAAAAACGACAACAGATCCGGCTAAACTGTTTGAGCTACAGCAGCGTACCTCTGATTATAACTTGAAAATGTCATTGTTTTCCACCTTGGCACGAAAGGCCGTTGGTGCTGTTGAAACGGTAGTGCGTGCGTAA
- the sctJ gene encoding type III secretion system inner membrane ring lipoprotein SctJ — MDQTQANEIISLLQSNNINVKKTEVDKQGYSVSVGKLDFTTAVELMRIYDLPSKPRLQIAEMFPSDSLISSPRAEKARLFSGIEQRLEQSLLVLKGVVAARVHVSYDLSAMEGERNKVPVHLSALVKYDAASNKASLMINDIKRFLKNSFEDVDYDNISVVLSEIPLVQHQAPITTSQGVSMSLWLLLTGIVTFAVGGGAVYFFSRRNDFNS; from the coding sequence TTGGACCAAACACAAGCAAATGAAATAATTTCATTGTTACAAAGTAATAATATTAATGTGAAGAAAACGGAGGTTGACAAGCAAGGTTATAGCGTCTCTGTGGGGAAACTGGATTTTACAACTGCGGTAGAATTAATGCGAATTTATGATCTACCATCCAAACCCAGATTGCAAATTGCCGAAATGTTTCCCAGTGACTCATTAATATCGTCTCCTCGAGCAGAAAAGGCACGCCTTTTTTCGGGGATTGAGCAGCGCTTGGAACAATCACTTCTTGTGTTGAAAGGCGTTGTGGCGGCTCGAGTCCATGTGAGTTATGACCTTAGTGCTATGGAGGGAGAAAGAAATAAAGTCCCGGTTCATCTTTCGGCGTTGGTAAAATACGATGCCGCCAGCAATAAAGCCTCTTTAATGATTAATGATATTAAACGGTTTCTGAAAAATAGCTTTGAAGATGTTGACTATGACAATATTTCCGTCGTGCTATCAGAGATCCCACTGGTACAGCATCAAGCCCCGATAACGACTTCACAGGGGGTAAGCATGTCCCTATGGTTACTACTGACGGGGATAGTGACGTTTGCGGTGGGAGGTGGAGCTGTTTATTTCTTTAGCAGGAGGAATGATTTCAACAGTTAA
- a CDS encoding helix-turn-helix transcriptional regulator, with protein MKNIIHITILDNDQYFSNGLMRAIHNSPQMNTDINLAVDCITPYKKKSIINYKSRVDMDIYESKYETSRVFFPCGQDGLCIFKDASLERNTDSIKRAIQLLKDKSSEKSKYCEKCPAPQLSHMEHHVLQLLSWGLSPTSIAHINNLSFKTISRHKRNAMEKLSIHNNTELNYFILKTKEFIKRKATVTLFLQK; from the coding sequence ATGAAAAACATTATTCATATAACTATCCTAGATAATGACCAATACTTCAGCAATGGTCTTATGCGGGCTATTCATAACAGCCCGCAAATGAATACTGACATTAATCTAGCAGTGGATTGCATTACTCCTTACAAAAAAAAATCCATCATCAACTATAAATCCAGAGTCGACATGGATATTTATGAGAGTAAATATGAAACATCAAGAGTATTCTTTCCATGTGGGCAGGATGGGTTATGTATATTCAAAGATGCATCTTTAGAGAGAAACACTGACAGCATTAAACGTGCTATTCAGCTGCTGAAAGATAAGAGTAGCGAGAAAAGTAAGTATTGCGAAAAATGTCCTGCACCTCAACTCAGTCATATGGAGCATCATGTGCTTCAATTACTAAGCTGGGGCTTATCACCCACAAGTATTGCTCATATAAACAATTTATCTTTTAAGACAATTAGTCGACATAAACGTAATGCAATGGAAAAACTTTCGATACACAACAACACTGAACTCAACTATTTCATTTTGAAAACCAAAGAATTTATTAAGAGAAAAGCAACGGTAACTTTGTTTTTGCAAAAATAA
- a CDS encoding winged helix-turn-helix domain-containing protein has translation MLTYEFGDYVLTDDGQLSYKNESVEIPPKELALLYVLLNANGALLSKDEIIEKVWYGASISDESLTRCIYGLRRILGINKHYIRTFYGRGYRFSPPQIKKKEIDKRMTTSLDVSNLFYSNTFAPGNLTYSVTAPSTMILSTKKISNLGRN, from the coding sequence ATGCTGACATATGAGTTTGGTGACTATGTGCTTACTGATGACGGGCAATTATCTTATAAGAATGAAAGCGTCGAAATCCCTCCCAAAGAACTAGCCCTCTTATACGTGCTCCTGAACGCTAATGGCGCACTACTATCCAAAGATGAAATCATCGAAAAAGTTTGGTACGGCGCCAGTATTTCAGACGAATCATTAACCCGTTGCATTTACGGGTTAAGACGTATATTAGGTATCAACAAACACTACATCAGAACATTTTACGGTAGGGGTTATCGTTTCTCACCACCTCAAATCAAAAAAAAAGAGATTGATAAGAGGATGACCACATCACTTGATGTGAGCAATCTATTTTATTCTAACACTTTCGCCCCTGGCAATTTGACTTACTCCGTCACCGCACCGAGTACGATGATATTGTCGACAAAAAAAATATCAAATTTGGGAAGGAATTAA
- a CDS encoding winged helix-turn-helix domain-containing protein, translated as MKYLIENKVIFHPTEESLTGVNERSDITEKLPRPTSKLLLELIKRRGETIPRPTLLDSVWEAQGAVASDAALNNHLSLIRKRFDFWGIDRNKLKTIPRQGVLLNINIEEQPSTPATEGTPHAAKHPPHNIKSNKHFMTNKGLGHYFSYITFIIILISLGVGGAYIHFSSDGYEPVLSIANVDSCNIKPIGNTLTDISTPDAHDALKIVEENAQALNCTIPQDIYLSVTTLSDKRMIFLTTCIIAANDSYQACKNISYVEKRD; from the coding sequence ATGAAATACCTCATTGAGAACAAGGTAATTTTTCATCCTACCGAGGAAAGTCTGACTGGCGTTAATGAGAGAAGTGACATCACTGAAAAACTCCCCCGACCTACGTCAAAACTATTATTGGAGTTAATAAAAAGAAGAGGGGAAACCATCCCACGTCCTACTTTGCTGGATTCCGTGTGGGAAGCGCAAGGAGCCGTCGCATCGGATGCGGCGTTAAACAATCATTTAAGTTTAATCCGCAAACGATTTGACTTTTGGGGCATAGACAGAAACAAATTAAAAACCATTCCGCGACAAGGTGTGCTACTAAATATAAATATTGAAGAGCAGCCATCAACGCCTGCAACAGAAGGAACACCACACGCAGCTAAACATCCCCCGCACAATATAAAAAGCAACAAGCATTTCATGACCAATAAAGGTCTCGGTCATTATTTTTCTTATATCACTTTCATTATTATCCTGATAAGTTTGGGTGTGGGAGGCGCATATATACATTTCTCTTCGGATGGATATGAACCTGTACTGTCTATTGCCAATGTAGACAGTTGCAATATTAAACCAATAGGCAACACCTTAACCGACATCAGTACCCCCGATGCTCATGACGCACTGAAAATTGTCGAGGAAAATGCACAAGCGTTGAATTGTACTATCCCACAAGACATCTACTTGTCGGTTACCACTTTATCTGATAAACGCATGATATTTTTAACAACCTGCATAATCGCGGCGAATGATTCCTACCAGGCATGTAAAAACATATCTTATGTTGAAAAGAGAGATTAA
- a CDS encoding ATP-dependent Clp protease proteolytic subunit — protein MALQAREIIRIRERIATLIAKETGQKLEKVLNDIDRDFWMPVAEAIDYGLVSKAIVSEKEIA, from the coding sequence GTGGCGCTTCAGGCCAGGGAAATTATCCGCATCCGTGAAAGAATCGCTACCTTGATCGCCAAGGAAACCGGGCAGAAACTGGAAAAGGTCTTGAACGACATTGACCGCGATTTTTGGATGCCAGTGGCAGAAGCGATCGACTATGGCCTGGTATCAAAAGCCATTGTCAGCGAAAAAGAAATCGCCTGA
- a CDS encoding ABC transporter substrate-binding protein, whose product MPLNNKNIFVALAAALFAVSSYAAAPKSVAILSIVDHPALDATRDGVIDELKAAGYDKDKVKVQFQSAQGNTATAGQIARKFIGDKPDAIVAISTPAAQSVVAATKTIPVVFTTVTDPVAAKLVSSWQPSGTNVTGVSDSVAIGPQVDLILQVKPDAKRVGMVYSPGEVNSTVVVKELKDELTKRGMTLVEVPAARTIDVAPAAKSLVGKVDVIYTNTDNNVISTYESLVGIANQAKIPLIAGDNSVAKRGAAAALGMSYYDLGRQTGKIVVRLLEGEKPGAIAPEVGNKLSLSVNPAAAQKQGVTLPAELVQSAQEVIK is encoded by the coding sequence ATGCCTTTGAATAATAAAAATATTTTTGTAGCTCTCGCCGCTGCCCTATTTGCAGTCAGCAGTTACGCGGCTGCGCCGAAATCCGTGGCGATCCTCTCTATCGTTGACCATCCGGCATTGGATGCTACCCGTGATGGGGTGATTGATGAGCTAAAGGCTGCGGGGTATGACAAGGATAAGGTCAAGGTCCAGTTCCAAAGCGCGCAGGGAAATACGGCCACCGCTGGGCAGATTGCGCGTAAATTTATCGGTGACAAGCCCGATGCGATAGTGGCGATTTCAACGCCTGCGGCACAGTCAGTGGTGGCGGCGACCAAAACTATTCCGGTGGTGTTTACTACGGTAACCGATCCGGTGGCGGCCAAACTGGTCAGTAGCTGGCAGCCGAGCGGCACCAACGTTACCGGTGTTTCAGACAGCGTTGCCATCGGCCCGCAGGTCGATCTGATCTTGCAGGTTAAACCCGATGCCAAGCGAGTCGGCATGGTCTACAGCCCAGGGGAAGTCAACTCGACGGTGGTGGTCAAAGAGCTGAAAGATGAATTAACCAAACGCGGGATGACGCTGGTTGAGGTTCCTGCCGCACGTACTATCGACGTAGCCCCAGCGGCTAAAAGCCTGGTGGGCAAAGTCGACGTGATTTACACCAATACCGATAACAACGTTATCTCTACCTACGAGTCGCTGGTCGGCATTGCCAATCAGGCTAAAATCCCGTTGATCGCCGGTGACAATAGCGTTGCCAAACGTGGCGCGGCTGCAGCGTTGGGGATGAGTTATTACGATCTGGGCCGCCAGACCGGTAAAATCGTCGTCCGCCTGTTAGAGGGTGAGAAGCCAGGCGCAATAGCTCCTGAGGTAGGCAATAAGCTCAGCCTGAGCGTCAACCCTGCCGCAGCCCAGAAGCAGGGTGTCACTCTGCCAGCGGAGCTGGTGCAATCAGCACAAGAAGTCATCAAATAA